The region AATCAAAAAGGAGGGTGTCCATGGGATCGATTGACCGACGGAGTTTCTTGAAGATGGCTCTGCAAGGTGGGGCTGGCTTGTTATGGCTGACCGGTTGTGGCAGTCAGGTTTCAGAAGTTTTTCAATTTTTGCAGCCCTTCGATCACGACAATCCTTTAAAAGGATATCCAAGCCGTGATTGGGAAAAAGTTTATCGTGATCTTTTTCACTACGATTCCACTTTTAATTTCTTGTGTGCCCCTAACGATACCCACAATTGTTTGTTGACGACTTATGTAAAAAACGGAGTTGCTGTTCGCATAGGGCCTTCCTTTGGTTTTGGCAAGGCAACAGATGTGTATGGAAATAAATCGTCGAATCGATGGGACCCGCGTTGTTGTCAAAAAGGGTTGGCGTTGATTCGACGTTTCTACGGTGATCGTCGTTGTAAAGAGCCGATGGTGCGTCAAGGTTTCTTCGATTGGGCCAAATCTGGCTTTGAGCGTGACCCTTCAACCGGAGCGATGCCCAAAAAATATCTCAATCGTGGCAAAGATGCCTGGGTGAAGGTTAGTTGGGAAGAAGCCTGGGATCTTCAGGCACAAGTGATGCAAAATATTGCGACAACGTATAGCGGGGATGCGGGGAAGCAATATCTGACGGCTCAGGGGTATGACCCTGCCATGGTTGAAGCTGTTGAGGGGGCTGGTGTTCAGACTCTGAAATTCAGGGGAGGGATGGCTGCATTGGGTGCTACCCGTATTTTTGCGCAATATCGTTTGGCTAATTCTTTGGCCCTATTGGATTCAAAGATTCGAAATGTCGGTCCTGATAAATCAATCGGTGCCAGAGGTTGGGATAATTATAGTTGGCATACCGATTTGCCCCCGGGGCATCCGATGGTTACCGGGCAGCAAACAGTTGATTGGGATTTGGCCCTTGCAGAACGCGCCGACGTGCTTATTTGCTGGGGAATGAACTGGATTACCACCAAAATGCCCGATGCCCATTGGTTGACCGAAGCCAGGCTTAAGGGCACCAAAGTGATTGTGATTGCGGCGGAGTATAGCGCCACTTCCTCCAAGGCTGATCTGGCCGTGGTGGTAAGACCCGGCACAACCCCTGCATTGGCTCTGGGCTTGAGTTATCCCATCTTGAAACAGAAAAAATACAACCCGGAATATTTGCGCGCCTATACCGATCTTCCTCTTTTGGTGAGAATGGATACTTTGGAACTACTTAAGGCCAAGGATGTCATTTCCCATTATCAAAACTCGTCTCCTTCCAATTATGTTCAGATTCTCAAAGAAGGCGAAAAAGCTCCAAAACCTTTGCAGCAGAAATCCCCCCTTGTTTCCGAAAAATTGCAGGATACTTGGGGTGATTGCATGGTGTGGGATGAAAAAACACAAAAGAGTGTGCCCTTGGTGAGAGACGACTATGGCAAAAAATATGCCGAAAAAAATATTCAGGCAGCCTTGGAAGGTTCGTTTACGGCGACTTTGCTTGACGGCAAAAAGGTGGAAGTTCGGCCCAACTTCGATCTTTTGCAAAAATATGTTTTTGAGAATTATGATCCTCAAACAACCTCAGGCATTACTTGGGCTCCAATAGAAGCCATTCAATCAATCGCCAACGACCTTGCAGAACACAAGGGGAAATCGTTGTTTGCGATGGGAATGGGACCCAATCAGTACTTCAATAGTGACCTTAAAGATCGTGCCGTATTTTTTCTTGCCGCTTTGACAGAAAATATCGGTAAAGTAGGCGGCAATGTGGGCAGTTATGCCGGTAATTATCGGGGCGCTTTTTTTAGCGGCTTGGGGCAATTCACCCTCGAAGATCCTTTTAATATCAATCTGGATGCCTCAGCACTTGCCCAGCTTAAGCCTTATTTCAAGGCCGAATCGGTGCATTATTTTAATCACGGAGACACCGTGTTACGCATGGGCAAAGAATTATTGACCGGTAAAACCCATATTCCAACACCCACCAAGGCCATTCATGTTTCCAACAGCAATTCTCTTATCGGAAACGCAAAGGGGCATTATGAAACCGTGATGAACGTGCTTCCCCGTGTGGAATTCATCGCGGTGAACGAGTGGTGGTGGACCGCCTCTTGTGAGTACGCCGACATCGTTTACCCGGTGGATAGCTGGGCCGAACTCAAACATCCGGACATGACAATTTCGGTCACCAATCCTTTTCTTTACATATTCCCACGGACTCCCCTACCCCGCATTTACAATACTTTGGGTGACATCGAAGTGGCAGCAGGTTTGGGCAAAGCTTTTGCCAAACTCACGGGGGATCAACGATTCGATGACTATTGGAAGTTCGTGAACAAAAATAAAACGGATGTCTACCTGCAGCGGATTATTTCAACAAGTAATTCAACCAAGGGTTACGATATTCATGATCTTGAAGAAAAAGCCAAACAGGGGGTGCCGGCCTTGCTCATGAGCCGCACCTATCCCAAAGTGGGTGCCTGGGAACAAGCCAATGAAGACAAGCCTTACTACACAAAAACAGGGCGGCTTGAATTTTATCGTGATGAAAAAGAATTTCTGGATAGTGGGGAAAATATGCCTGTCTACCGCGAGCCCATTGATTCAACTTTTTATGAACCCAATGTCATCGTTTCCAAAACCCATCCGGCGTTAAGACCAAAGCAGCCTTCTGACTACGGTGTTGAGAACAGCGATCTGCGGGCCGATACACGCCAGGCCAGGCATATCGTAAAGCCCTGGTCAGAAGTGGCCCTGACTTCTCATCCTCTCAAAAGAGAGGGCTTCAATTATATTTTTCACACTCCAAAATATCGTCATGGGGCTCATACCACACCGATTGATACAGACATCATTGCCGTCTGGTTTGGTCCATTCGGCGACATGCACCGCGAAGACAAACGCATGCCTTACGTCACCGAGGCCTATATGGATATCAATCCCCTTGATGCGAAAGAATTGGGTATTGAGGACGGGGATTATGTCTATGTTGACGCCGATCCGCATGACAGGCCTTACAAAGGTTGGAAGGCCGGAACGGAAGAATACAAACTGGCCCGTCTCCTCTGTCGTGCGCGGTATTACCCCGGCACTCCCCGCAAGGTTACCCGCATGTGGCATAACATGTATGGCGCTACCTTCGGCAGTATGAAAGGGGCCGAAACGCGCACGGATGCTTTGGCCAAAAATCCCGACACGGGCTACCAATCCTTATTTCGGGCAGGTTCTCATCAGAGCTGTACACGAGGCTGGTTGAAACCCACGTGGATGACGGACTCTCTGGTTCGCAAAAATCTTTTCGGCCAGCAAATCGGAAAGGGCTTTGAGCCGGATGTCCATTGCCCAACCGGTGCCCCGCGTGAGGCTTTTGTGAAAATCACCAAGGCAGAAGATGGTGGAATGAACGGTCAACGCCTCTGGAAGCACGCTGCCGGAAAGTTGCGTCCCACTTATGAAAGTGCCGAAATGAAAAAATTTCTGGTTGGTGGTTATGCAAAGAAAAAATAAATCAGGAATCCTTACAAATAGAGGAGTTAAAATATGGCCCCTGTAAAAAACTGGCAGCTTGATCGCAACATGGAATACTCCTACGAGGAGAATCGGCCGAAAAAGCAATTAGCTTATGTTTTTGATACGAACAAGTGCATTGCCTGCCAGACATGCACGGTGGCCTGCAAGACCACATGGACATCTGGTGAAGGTCAGGAAGCCATGTTCTGGAACAATGTCGAAACCAAGCCCTATGGATTTTATCCTACTGCTTGGGATGTGAAAATTCTGGATCAGCTGGGCTCCCAAGAATGGAACGACAAAACTTATGCGGGCAAAACGGTGTTTGAAGCGGCACCCCCTGGAGAAAGAGTGCTCGGGTACCTTCCCGGGGATTCAGACTATGCCAATCCTAATTTGGGGGAAGATGAAATTGCAGGCACCTTAGACCAAGGGGCCTTCTTTCAGGGTGTTCACAATGCCTGGATGTTTTATCTTGCTCGAATTTGCAATCATTGCACTTACCCCGCATGCTTGGCCGCCTGTCCGCGAAAGGCCATTTATAAGCGTGAAGAAGACGGCGTGGTCCTTATCGATCAAAGCCGATGTCGGGGTTATAAAGAGTGCGTCAAGGCCTGCCCTTACAAAAAAACATTTTTTAATATGGTCACCCGTACGTCCGAGAAATGCATCGGTTGTTATCCCCTGCTCGAAAAAGGCGAACAGCCCCGATGCGTACAGACCTGCATCGGCAAAATCCGTCTGCAGGGATGGCTTTCCAAGCCTGAAGAGGCGCAACCGGATAATCCGCTGGACTATATCGTGCATATCAAGAAAGTGGCTCTGCCTCTTTATCCCCAATACGGCACCGAACCGAATGTTTATTACATCCCACCTATTCAGGTGCCCCGTGATTTTCTTTTGCAGATGTTCGGCCCACATTCAGACGAGGCCATCAAAACTTACAAAGCGGTTAAAGAAGATCCAAAATTACTGGCCGCCTTCCTGCTTTTTGGAAGTTCGCCCAAGACTATCACCAAGTTTGATTACAACGAGAAAGAGGCCATTGGTTTCAATGAGAATAATGAAGAACTTGTTCGTGTCCCTCTGATCGAACCCTTTTTTGAAAGAGATTTCTTTGACGCAAAATTGGAAGTGTATCGGCATAATACACCCTGATTCCATTTTTTTTGAGGGGAAGCCTTATGAAAATAATAATTTTTCTTCTTGTTTTTTTTATGATGGGTCTTTCCGCCCAGGCTCAGGAAATTCAGGTTAAAAAAATTTCTGTTGGCAAAGAATTTTTCGAGCAACCCAATGCACAGGCTGACCAGTGGTCCCAAGTTCCGGAATCTAGAGTGACCCTTTTGCCTCAAAACATCACCACACCCTCCTTGCTGGCTCCAACCATTAATCTGGTTCAGATTAAAGCCTTGCATAACGGGAAATGGATGGCTATTCGCGTGGAATGGCCGGATACGACGGATGACCATCAAGTTACCACCGATCAGGCTAGTGACGCGATAGCGGTTCAGTTTCCATTGAAAGAGGGCGACAAGACCTCTCCGTTTATGGGTTCCAAAGACGCTCCTGTTGGAATCATGCAATGGAAGGCCCTCTGGCAACATGATATCGACAAAGGTTATCAAAAGGTGACCGATATTTACCCCAACACTTTTTATGAAACCTACCGTTTTGGCATCAAAGCTGCAGAGGAAGCAGGGAACTCCGTTTCCCGTCAACAGAGAAAATCACCTGTTGAGGAATATGTCGCCGGGGGGTTCGGAACCTTGACCGTTCAACCTCATCAGGATGCCCTGGCTAGCGGAAGCTGGCTCAATGGGAAATGGGTAGTGGTCTTTGCACGCCCTCTCAAAAATTCCGATAAAAATGATCCCAGGTTCAGCGCCGGAGACAAGAGTGTCATTGCATTTGCGGTCTGGGAAGGTGGGCATAAAAACGTTGGTGCGCGAAAAAATTATGCCATGTGGATGCCTATTGTATTTGAGAAAAAATGAGGGATGAAATGGATATCCAAAAACAAATTTCAGAAAACCTGTTTCGAGCAGACCTCTATCGTATTCTGGCGTTGGGATTTGAGGAGCCCAATCCAGAGAATTTGAGATCGATTCAAGGCATTGCAAAAGATCTTTTGGAACTGATTTGCGATATGGAGTGTTCTCTAGAGTTGGAGATTGCTCTTCGTGGTCTTGTAGAAAATGGCGACTGGAATACCGGGGTCTTATCGGCGGAATATTACCGCCTGTTCGGCACTCATGTGATTTGCCCCTCTTCAGAGGGTAGCTTTCAGCAGGTGGAAAGAGGCCCGATCATCGGTGATATTTCCGCTTTCTATGAAGCCTTCCAAATGAAAGTCATTGAACACCAAGGCCCACCGGATTCCATAAAAATGGAATTGGGTTTCATGAGCTTCATGGCGTTAAAAACAGTGTACGCTTTGGAAAATGGTCTCAAGGAAGAAAAAGAAATCGTTGATGAAGCGCAAAAAAAGTTCCTATCCTCTCACTTGGGCCGATGGGTTGAACCTTTTGTGGCAAAACTGGATGAATCAAGTCGCTATCCTTTTTACACAAGCCTTGCACGCTTACTTGTGAAATGGGTGACCGAGGACTGTCGAAATATCGGGGCTTCCCCTGTGCCGCTTGCAGTCCATGAGATGAAAGATGATGGGGAAGTGTCTTGTAGTTTGGGAAATCTGAGTTCGTAAATTTAATTTTTTCTCTAATCTCTTTGTCCTAAGTCCTAAATGGATATGGAAAAAGAGACGGGGTTTGGAGTGGAAACGCCCAAGCCTACCGATTCTTGGGGAAGTTCTTCCTTAAGATGAATTGTGTAGGAGAGCTTATGCTTACTCGTCCGTCCATTGCTCTGGAAATTATTTTAAATGAAGTGTGTTCCTTGCCCGAGGAGTCCATTTTCTTGCCGAAGGCTTTAGGACGTTATCTCTCGCGAGAGATCTTTGCCCCCCTGTCTTTACCCCCTTTTGATAATTCGGCCATGGATGGCTTTGCTGTCCATGCTTCAGATGTTCGGTCGGCATCTCCTTCTTCTCCCATTTCACTCAAGGTGATTGATACTCTGGTCGCAGGAGACCTTTGTGCTTCATCCCGAAGACTTAAACTTGGTGAAGCCGTACGAATAATGACGGGTGCGCCAATGCCGACAGGAGCTGATACAGTGGTTCCCTTTGAAGAGTCGGAGGAAAAAGAGGGATATTGTATTCTCAGGAGCCCTGTTTCTGTCGGGCGGCATGTGCGCAAAAAAGGAGAGGATATTCAGGATGGAACTTGTGCGCTGAAAAAAGGAGTACGCCTTACACCCCGAAATATGGCCCTGCTTGCCGCA is a window of Deltaproteobacteria bacterium GWA2_45_12 DNA encoding:
- a CDS encoding molybdopterin oxidoreductase, with protein sequence MGSIDRRSFLKMALQGGAGLLWLTGCGSQVSEVFQFLQPFDHDNPLKGYPSRDWEKVYRDLFHYDSTFNFLCAPNDTHNCLLTTYVKNGVAVRIGPSFGFGKATDVYGNKSSNRWDPRCCQKGLALIRRFYGDRRCKEPMVRQGFFDWAKSGFERDPSTGAMPKKYLNRGKDAWVKVSWEEAWDLQAQVMQNIATTYSGDAGKQYLTAQGYDPAMVEAVEGAGVQTLKFRGGMAALGATRIFAQYRLANSLALLDSKIRNVGPDKSIGARGWDNYSWHTDLPPGHPMVTGQQTVDWDLALAERADVLICWGMNWITTKMPDAHWLTEARLKGTKVIVIAAEYSATSSKADLAVVVRPGTTPALALGLSYPILKQKKYNPEYLRAYTDLPLLVRMDTLELLKAKDVISHYQNSSPSNYVQILKEGEKAPKPLQQKSPLVSEKLQDTWGDCMVWDEKTQKSVPLVRDDYGKKYAEKNIQAALEGSFTATLLDGKKVEVRPNFDLLQKYVFENYDPQTTSGITWAPIEAIQSIANDLAEHKGKSLFAMGMGPNQYFNSDLKDRAVFFLAALTENIGKVGGNVGSYAGNYRGAFFSGLGQFTLEDPFNINLDASALAQLKPYFKAESVHYFNHGDTVLRMGKELLTGKTHIPTPTKAIHVSNSNSLIGNAKGHYETVMNVLPRVEFIAVNEWWWTASCEYADIVYPVDSWAELKHPDMTISVTNPFLYIFPRTPLPRIYNTLGDIEVAAGLGKAFAKLTGDQRFDDYWKFVNKNKTDVYLQRIISTSNSTKGYDIHDLEEKAKQGVPALLMSRTYPKVGAWEQANEDKPYYTKTGRLEFYRDEKEFLDSGENMPVYREPIDSTFYEPNVIVSKTHPALRPKQPSDYGVENSDLRADTRQARHIVKPWSEVALTSHPLKREGFNYIFHTPKYRHGAHTTPIDTDIIAVWFGPFGDMHREDKRMPYVTEAYMDINPLDAKELGIEDGDYVYVDADPHDRPYKGWKAGTEEYKLARLLCRARYYPGTPRKVTRMWHNMYGATFGSMKGAETRTDALAKNPDTGYQSLFRAGSHQSCTRGWLKPTWMTDSLVRKNLFGQQIGKGFEPDVHCPTGAPREAFVKITKAEDGGMNGQRLWKHAAGKLRPTYESAEMKKFLVGGYAKKK
- a CDS encoding dehydrogenase — translated: MAPVKNWQLDRNMEYSYEENRPKKQLAYVFDTNKCIACQTCTVACKTTWTSGEGQEAMFWNNVETKPYGFYPTAWDVKILDQLGSQEWNDKTYAGKTVFEAAPPGERVLGYLPGDSDYANPNLGEDEIAGTLDQGAFFQGVHNAWMFYLARICNHCTYPACLAACPRKAIYKREEDGVVLIDQSRCRGYKECVKACPYKKTFFNMVTRTSEKCIGCYPLLEKGEQPRCVQTCIGKIRLQGWLSKPEEAQPDNPLDYIVHIKKVALPLYPQYGTEPNVYYIPPIQVPRDFLLQMFGPHSDEAIKTYKAVKEDPKLLAAFLLFGSSPKTITKFDYNEKEAIGFNENNEELVRVPLIEPFFERDFFDAKLEVYRHNTP